The proteins below are encoded in one region of Ornithinimicrobium avium:
- a CDS encoding transglycosylase domain-containing protein, producing MSPSTPSPRTRKEAQATRRRRPPGRWRRALIWLVGLGLLAVAVLAAAFAVAYARTEVPAPNDFADAQSTILYYADGQTELARFTGGYDREDVPLSQVPDHVQKAVLAAEDRSFYDNEGVSVSGTLRGAWRTLTGGTVQSGSTITQQYVKNYYLTADQTLTRKFREIMISIKIDNEQSKDEILDNYLNVIYFGRGAYGIQTASEAYFGKDVSDLTESEGAFLAAVMNAPSLFDPDYADGNQERAQQRWNYVLDGMVQEGWLDASAREGMTFPDVREPSPTSAAQGVEGYVAQEVRGDLRDLLGLEDAQIDTGGLRVTTTIVKKHQDAAKKAVKAFRPTGEGTGDITTALTAVRPGDGAITAMYGGEDYQQTQLNAATSARVQAGSLFKPITLTAAVADGVDTLTTFEGPSPMTFGTGDGEVEVRNFRDVSFGTLDLRIALAESVNTIYVQLNELIGPEKTVEAAVDLGIPEDTPGLGTDLTNVLGTASPTLVEMTNAYATLAAEGQRAEPYLVQQVTTASGDVTYEADPQTEDGVDADVAADVTDAMTYVMTQGSGTTAGDVGRPVAGKSGTSEDNVSAWFDGFAPQLATGVVMYKGDGTVPMQDVGGLDQVTGGTFPAQVWGEFMRLAMEGEEVVPFPPRVGVGDVLATTEAPQVTGTVDQEPEPSPTDEPTRTTSEEPTETTSEEPTETTSVEPTSPEPTETAPPPTDTAPAPTTPAPSPPAPTSPTPTDPGTGAPPGQGGGPPGQGGGPPGQGGGPPGQDAPRPTG from the coding sequence GTGAGCCCCTCCACCCCGTCCCCGCGCACCCGCAAGGAGGCGCAGGCCACCCGCCGGCGCCGCCCGCCCGGCCGCTGGCGCCGTGCCCTGATCTGGCTGGTGGGCCTCGGCCTGCTCGCGGTCGCGGTCCTGGCCGCAGCCTTCGCCGTCGCCTACGCCCGCACCGAGGTGCCTGCCCCCAACGACTTCGCCGACGCGCAGAGCACGATCCTCTACTACGCCGACGGGCAGACCGAGCTGGCGAGGTTCACCGGCGGCTACGACCGGGAGGACGTGCCGCTCTCGCAGGTGCCCGACCACGTGCAGAAGGCGGTGCTCGCCGCCGAGGACCGCAGCTTCTACGACAACGAGGGGGTCTCGGTCAGCGGGACGCTGCGCGGGGCGTGGCGCACCCTCACCGGCGGGACCGTGCAGAGCGGGTCGACGATCACCCAGCAGTACGTCAAGAACTACTACCTGACCGCCGACCAGACGCTGACCCGCAAGTTCCGCGAGATCATGATCTCGATCAAGATCGACAACGAGCAGTCCAAGGACGAGATCCTGGACAACTACCTCAACGTCATCTACTTCGGGCGCGGAGCCTACGGCATCCAGACCGCCAGCGAGGCCTACTTCGGCAAGGACGTCTCCGACCTGACCGAGTCCGAGGGAGCCTTCCTCGCCGCGGTCATGAACGCCCCCTCGCTGTTCGACCCCGACTACGCCGACGGCAACCAGGAGCGTGCGCAGCAGCGCTGGAACTATGTCCTGGACGGCATGGTCCAGGAGGGGTGGCTGGACGCCTCCGCCCGCGAGGGTATGACGTTCCCCGACGTCCGCGAGCCCTCGCCGACGAGCGCCGCCCAGGGGGTCGAGGGGTACGTCGCGCAGGAGGTCCGCGGCGACCTGCGGGACCTGCTGGGCCTGGAGGACGCCCAGATCGACACCGGCGGCCTGCGGGTCACCACGACCATCGTCAAGAAGCACCAGGACGCCGCCAAGAAGGCGGTCAAGGCCTTCCGGCCGACCGGGGAGGGCACCGGCGACATCACCACCGCCCTCACCGCGGTGCGCCCGGGCGACGGTGCGATCACCGCGATGTACGGCGGCGAGGACTACCAGCAGACCCAGCTCAACGCGGCCACCTCGGCACGGGTCCAGGCCGGCTCGCTGTTCAAGCCGATCACGCTGACGGCCGCGGTGGCCGACGGCGTCGACACCCTCACGACCTTCGAGGGACCCAGCCCGATGACGTTCGGCACCGGGGACGGCGAGGTCGAGGTGCGCAACTTCCGCGACGTCTCCTTCGGCACCCTGGACCTGCGGATCGCGCTGGCCGAGTCGGTCAACACCATCTACGTCCAGCTCAACGAGCTGATCGGCCCGGAGAAGACCGTCGAGGCGGCGGTCGACCTCGGCATCCCGGAGGACACCCCCGGCCTGGGCACCGACCTGACCAACGTCCTGGGCACCGCCTCCCCGACGCTGGTGGAGATGACCAACGCCTACGCCACGCTCGCCGCGGAGGGCCAGCGCGCGGAGCCGTACCTGGTCCAGCAGGTGACCACCGCCTCCGGCGACGTGACCTACGAGGCCGACCCGCAGACCGAGGACGGCGTCGACGCCGACGTCGCGGCTGACGTCACCGACGCGATGACCTACGTGATGACGCAGGGCTCGGGCACGACCGCCGGCGACGTGGGCCGGCCGGTGGCCGGCAAGTCCGGGACCAGCGAGGACAACGTCTCGGCGTGGTTCGACGGGTTCGCCCCGCAGCTGGCCACCGGCGTGGTCATGTACAAGGGCGACGGCACCGTGCCGATGCAGGACGTCGGTGGCCTGGACCAGGTGACCGGCGGCACCTTCCCCGCCCAGGTGTGGGGCGAGTTCATGCGGCTGGCGATGGAGGGCGAGGAGGTCGTGCCGTTCCCGCCGCGCGTCGGCGTCGGCGACGTCCTGGCCACCACCGAGGCGCCGCAGGTGACCGGGACGGTCGACCAGGAGCCGGAGCCCTCGCCGACCGACGAGCCGACCCGGACCACCAGCGAGGAGCCGACCGAGACGACCAGCGAGGAGCCGACCGAGACCACCTCGGTCGAGCCGACCTCCCCCGAGCCCACCGAGACGGCGCCGCCGCCCACCGACACGGCGCCCGCACCCACCACCCCCGCGCCCAGCCCGCCGGCGCCCACCTCACCGACGCCGACGGATCCCGGCACCGGCGCGCCGCCGGGCCAGGGCGGAGGGCCACCGGGCCAGGGTGGCGGGCCACCGGGGCAGGGTGGCGGGCCACCGGGGCAGGACGCCCCGCGCCCGACCGGCTGA